The Rhipicephalus sanguineus isolate Rsan-2018 chromosome 4, BIME_Rsan_1.4, whole genome shotgun sequence DNA window CAGAGCTGTCTTTCTTTTATTATCATCAGAACAGAGCCCTGGTATTGCACTTTAACCTAAGGCTTACGTACTCAAATGTCTCACCTTGTATGTCTTGGACTTGACGTTCTTGCTTTGCACACGCTTCTTTGACTCCTTGATATCAGACTTGGACTTCTTGTTCTCATGCTTCCCTGTTGCAAGGAAAAGTAGCATGGTAGTAAGTGCTTCACTATATGATATGAGTTGAACTATACAGTCGACAGTTAGAATAGTCCGCAAGTTACACTTAGTCATTGCTTTACACTCAATGCGATCCCTTAGAATTGCTTTGTGTGTGCCAGTCTTAATCTGGACTGTCGAGAATAACACAAACAACACAAAGAGTAGGAAACTGCAAGCAGTGTTTCTCGAAACCATCAAGTACGATTGAAATATGCTATATCTTGAATATTTTCAAATTAGCAATCTGTTTGCAAATGTTTCTAATACTGTGCCGGCTGTGTGTATAATGTGTCTCGGATGCATTACGGCACAACAAAAATGTATTGATTTGTTTGTATTGCCAAGTTAAGTTCTTTCATGAGTCTGGTAAAGTGAACACGTGCTAAAAAATGGTTTTGACGACTAAAACAAAGTAAGGATGGAAACAGCCCTCGCACGTTATTACATAAAAGCTCGTAGCACAATACGTGCAAAAATAAAATGTCTAAACATCTCAGAAGCATAAGTTCAATTCTGTACAGCATTCTGGGCAACCATTTCTGAATGTGTGTAAAAAACACCCAAATAGTTCCGTGAGGCCACTGGAAAACGCCATCTGTGCACATGTAGGACGTTAAAACATGCGAGACAAAAGTATCACAATAGAGCAGCTGCACTGCAAGACGAGCTTCACATTTCATAACATTGTCTAACCAGCTGTATTTTTCTAAGCCCGGTCTAATAAGAGTTGCTTCCCAACTGCTTGTTACAACAGCAGAATAAGGAAGGAAAAATAGTGGTCAGCGAAATTTCCTATTTATTAGCCCACAAAAAAATAGTAACAAGCAACTCCACTGCCAAATGGTGCCATATTAACATAATTTTCCTCTTGCTGCAATTATTTCAATTGCACTCGCTGGTTTGCAAGGGAGACAGTGACCCCACGACTCAAAATGTTTTTAGCTATAAGAAGCTGCAAAGCTcaatgttttttttctgtgtctaGAAAGGCTCTAAGAATAGTAACAATGCACAATATTCCCAGCCATGAAACAGCACGATCAACAGCTGGCAAAGAACTGCTGTACATAATATATCCCTCAGCCAATGCTAACCTTTCGGAAGGCAGTAACATGGGTTGGGCTGACGTAACAGTTAAAATTTTTATCCTGCATTCCAGTTAAATGTAGGTGGTTGTACTTTGCCGTTAAACAATTAATTATTTTTGTGAAAACTAAGGGGTTACAACCACCATAATACTGCATGCACAATATGGCATACACCCGTCCCAAAATGAGAAATGAATGACGTGAACATTCAAATGTGCTTTTCAATAATTTCCACACCGGTGCGGATTGAAGAGACTCATGAAATACTGGGTAACGGCTCTCTGGGTTCGATAAACTAAGTGAACAAGCAGTACACTGCACTGGGTATGTAGCTGTAACAAGTATTCGAACACCTCATATATAAATGTTTTGCCTGTGAAATGATAAGATTGGATGCCATGGCTTTTGTGTCACTTATAGTTGGGCAGTTCTGTATGCAATGAGTATATCGCTAATTGTGCTCGCATATATGCATGAATACACACTGGGTTCCTTAAATTTAAGTGGGAGTTGTTAAAAATTTACACAGTGTtctttacatatatatattttttattttggaGATTACTGTCGAAACGTGACAAACAAACACACAGGCTCTTGAGCATGGTAATGCTTGaaattcagcagtttcaaataaaTTTTGTTAGAATGCATACATAGATATctttttaaatgtgaacatattcgacagagatctgtctggctgggtgaaaattcatacgAGTTCCATAAATTTACATCCAGCAAACAATACACAATTAACTGGCACTTTTCTTCACGTTGAATTTACAGTGTGTGATGTTGAGGTCAGTGTTATTTATGCGATCATATCCTGATCTAGATGGTTCTCAGAATACTTGCCTATTTTCTTGCGGTACGTATCAACGGGTGGCTGATTGAAGGAGTCTTTTCTTGCCCTTCCCATACCTGCAGATGGCCTCTCAAGCAGTATCGAAGGCTAGAGggggaaaaaaacagaaaaagaagctttAGAATTAGGACACAATTACTAAAGTATCCACTTGGATACTGCAAATGGAACAAGACTAAATGTGCGGCAATCTGCGTTTTACAATACGCGCAGAACCGGATGCACACGATCAAGAGCTTACCAAGCTCGCTACAATCACCTAACGCAATACTAAACCACACAGCTAAGTTTCGAAAGATGAACTTAGGATGTTTAACCACACGATAAGCGAAATAAACGCGCGACACTGCCGAAATATTCGCGAAAGCTATGCGCTGTCGCGAATATCCAAACGAGAAGCAGCATTTTCGTTGCAGAAATTTGACATACACGGTAAAGAACACAATTACACAGCGCTTGTAAACAAGTGGGTCGTTCGTGTTTCTTCGAtcataaaaaaataaacagactCTGCTCTCAGTGGTGCCACTAAGGTGCTATTGCGCGGAGACAAGACGAGATATTCTAAGAAAGTTGCGAAATAGATGCGACTCTGCACGTCTCACTTGAAGAAGTCGTTATCTTCTCCCGGCCGTTGCCGCGTCAGTTTACTCCACGTAGGAACCGCACACTCTCCGGACACGTATGACCCGAAAAAAGCGGCCACAGGTTTTCGCGAGGAATATCTACGCGCCCAGCAATTCGCAACGAGGCGAACAAACCCTTGTGGACTTGAGCGATGACATAAATAAAATCAAATTAGCAAATCCCCGCGCACCTGTTCGGAAACAATATAAATTGCTACGCAAGATAGACAGATGAATACCGCAGTTAGTGATAGCTCTCCGAGAGGGCGCTACTTACAACTTTGCTTCTACGTGCTCGTTTTTGCACAGCCTTCTTTTTGGCAGCACTTTTTAGCCAGTTAAGGGGCGCAGTTTAGCTCCAATGTAGCGTTCCTTCATGAATTCGTCGACGTAATAACACCATAATGTCATGCTCAAGGTAGAAGTTCCGCTGAGAGGTAATTTGATCCGACCTTTCAAAGTGCGCCGGCTCTTCTGTCTAAAAGAAACCGAAAGTAGCATGGTCTTGCACTGTCTCCGAGATTGGAGACATTGCATGCAAACTTTCTGCATCTCACGGGGCTTTGCACACGTTTACATGCACAGAGCTTTCGCGGCGGTGAGGAAAGGCTGAATAGAATCggctgagaagcaaaagaagaagatggctttcgtcttcgagtcgtcttaggcaaatgcacaagggaccgtgtgagtttcTTGAGTTGCTCATTCGCtttacctcgatataacgaagtcgataaaatcggcaatttacttcgttatattaaAGCTTCGTTAAATTGCAATACAACTTTTAAAAGCAAAATATAGTCACAAAAGGCTTCTTTTTTCGTCCGGGAAGTGCTGGAAGAATGTTTGACCAATACGGGCCGTATTGGTCAAACTGTACCAGAAACTAAGTTAAATAACAGGGGAAAAGAAATTCGTGACCCGAGcttatacccgacggacgcgtgtaaagcttGCGGGGAAAGAGCTACGCTATTGTGCCGGGAAagttaatgtcgctgccgccgctcacttagAGACGCACGTTAGGCAGAGACAAACTCTCAGCTCAATATCTATCggtggcactcaccagcgacgagctggccgaccagctttgggccgtccaccatgccgaagatgccgcccgggtccaaggacttcgagccgtcacctgaggcactgccatcatcatcgacggaggggggagggggggtggacaGAAGTTATTCCCCTCTCCCCCATCCCTCCCGAAAGAAACTGCCTTACTGACATCAAtcaaagttcattcattcattcattcattcattcattcattcattcattcattcattcattcattctgagATTCGGCGACCGCGGCTTGATGCTGCGCCGGCGACCTCATCACAGCGGCCGAACGTCATGCGTGATTGGGAATCCGAAAGAAATGCAGGCCAAACGCATTGCAGTAATGTATGGGATAAACGAAGCTATCATgtgtagccagatattttttttcggggcgggaggttcaaccatactttatgtatgttcgctaTACTTTAtgttatacacatgcaaaattcaaaGATTTAGGGGGGAGtcgggggagtgggggggggggggttggacgcCCCCTGGCTACGACAGTGGAAGCTATCATTATGCCTTCTCTGCCACCGCGGCTTGTCATCAAAGAATCGTGCGTTGCCCGGAGCAGTACGACGCCGATGCAATCATATGTTCACCGAACCGAACCTCTTATTTTCCAATCGCTTCGATGAACACGCAGCGTCGATGAGTGGCGCACGCCGTAAAGCCAGAAAAGTTGCGTTCTTAAATCGCATAAAAACAAAGCGTCAACATGAATAACTAAATCATTTTACCGCTGGTCCGAGCAGAAGCATCGGTCTTCCTCTGCGGCAGCACTGAAACTCTCTTATATTGAAATCACGGATCAAGACGCTTCGTAATTATtattgaggttcaaaatacatgtCGTACGTTCTGTGGAAATGCAGTTGTGAGATGTTAgaaacttcgttatatcgagaattTCGTTATATTTAAGTGTGTATTTAAGTTGTTTATATACGAACTGTATTTAAGTTGCTTATACTTATACATCGTTGAATGCACTGCATATTTATGCCTGGGTTTCGAACGTGTGCGTCGTTATTTACTATGCGCTTCATATCTTCCTAAATTTGAAAGCCCTCGCTGCAAGTATTATTCTCTCGCATGCGTAATTACGGCAAGTTATTCAATTTATGATTAACGTTTTCCTTGAAAATGATAAATGGATTGTCACAAAGCCATctgaagacaagaaaaaaaaaaaacaaaaaagctcacagggtcccttatctgTTCTcgtaagacgactggaaggcgaaagccatcttcctcttcttttacGGCGGAACCGTTAGATCCTCGCTAGGTTTCTCATGTCGTCGTGCGCAGCTTCGTTCGCCGCGGTGGAGTAGCGGTTTCAGTGCTCGGCtgttggcccgaaggtcgcgggttcgatcccggccgcggcggtcgcatttcgatggaggcgaaacgctagaggcccgtgcactgtgcgatgtcagtgcacgttaaagaacaccagatgttcaaaatttctggagccctccactacggcgtccctcataatcatatcgcggttttggggcaTGGTGGTTGGTGTGGGACAGGCAAAGGATAATGTACTACACATGACGCTGGCTGCCGAGCTTGCTAGGCTAATAGAACACCCCCTTGACACGACTACCAATAGGTATAATGTATGATTCGTTTCACAAGGTGTCCGAAGATGGATTTACAATCACGGCTCTAAATGTCAGATCGCTTGGAAAGCATTATGCAAACTTGGAACAAGATGAGGTCTTCCTGTGTCTAACGAGACACGGTGTGGTTTTGTACtactttactgcgcttccattaGCTCCGCTTGTCTTTGGTGTTTGTGACAGCGGAGCCACGCATAATGTGTTGTTCTCAGTCGAGGTATTGCTCCTCCCCCGCACCCCTACGAAAACTTTCTGCGCCtaacctggtttcgcactgcttccaggcattgcaagctttctgcacctggttttgcatgcctccgtgatcggcccatctttgaccaggCGACattgtcatgatgacgccacatgacgatcatggcgacctgtgacgtcatcacgtgatgatttttttgcatcactcgtgtttacgccgccgacggtcaattttggcgtttgatgaggcgtctaaggctttcgccttaataaacgatATTGAAGTACACTGCAATGCAGCCAACTGCAGCCGCACTTGTAACTTGAGAGGACGCTAACGAGAGAGGATGGAGAGATAGGTTTCTGAATTAGTACCACGGAGTaagaaagtgtttttcttactcCGTGATTAGCACGTTGAAGACGTTTCCTTGCAGTGCGCCTGTAGCATGCTACTCCAAATGCATGTGACGAAGAATGAAGTGATGTATACGCGTGCGAGTGACAGACAGAAAACGCATGCAAAACATACCACAACACTCAACAAACCAAAGCATTTCAGAGACCAATACGCGTCTCGGGAAGCGTTTTCATTCGCAGAAGTATGGAGTATGCGTTTGTTCATGTGGTTCAAGAACGTCTCCTAGCTCAAGAAGTGACTGTATTTGATCAATGTATACAGTGTACAGATGAAACTAAGTATATAGTTCCTTTAGCAACCTCGCTAGGAGACTACAGATCTAAGAAAGTTGACCTATAGGAAGCGCATCGTGTAATACGATATAAAATGACTGAAAAGGATAGCAGAAATAATATCGATGCCACGACGTTTTCATTCCTCCAGTAGTTAATTAAAATGAGTAGCGACAAGAGACTGTATTTGTTGTTGCGAACGAAGTAGTATTTTATTGCTTAGTTCTTGAAGTTTTGCGGGCAAAAACAATGTAGATTCGATGGTTCGTGGGTGAGCTCTGGACGGACGAATGACGACGGGTGTGGTGCTGGAATGCCGTGCGGAGATGCAGCTGTCATTTCCGAATGGACGTTGCCGGGGACGGAAGGCTTGGTCAGGAATGCGTGATGGCCATCGTTCCTCGAAGAGGGTTTCTGGAAAACAATGAAATGCAGAGTGTAAGACTAACTTTCGCGGCCGAGCAAGCATTACAAAGAGCTTTTTAAGCTTCGAAAGAGACCCGCTGACAATGTCGGTGCCCGTATGTATATGTATCCGCCGTTTAGGCCCCTGTTCAAAGTTCTTTGCAATGCGGAGGCCTGAAGGTGCAAATGTGCAAATGTGGTAAATCGGTAGCGGCATCAGCGCCATGATTTTTTGAGCCGCCGCTTCTAGAGCCGGATTGTTTAATCCTCGGTTGTGGGCCTATACGTGCACAAACTAGATGAGCTGTTTTGCCGGCTTTCTCTTTTTGCTCCTTATGCCTTTAGATACACGCACCTCAAGTTAGAAACGGGTAACTGTTCGTGTATCGGCTGGTAGATAAGCGGGAAAGCGCGTATAATTTGCCGGGAGATAAGTCTGGAGCATGGATGCGGTAACGTAAAGGCGGGCTTGGGTCTTGGAACTTCTCCTGTTCTTGATACCCAAAATAAAGCTATATACAATTTAACATTATTGAAACAAAATTGTATGTGCGAAGCTTaggtgtgtgtgtgcacgtaaTAACTTGACGGGGCGCAGGACAAAGAGGTGGAAGGCAGTAATTATTCAGTTATAAGCGCTTAAAAAGAAGTTGTTTCATTAGTCTGGCAATAAAGTGACAAAGTCGTCTGAGCAAAGAAAGGAAGCACCGATGAAATCGTAACGAGAACACACACCATCTAATCAGTGAATTATAGGAGGCGCAATTCGACTAAGTATTGATGTGTCCCCACCAGACCGTTAGTGTTCACATTTCTGTCTTGCTGATCCACATTGGTTTGTATACACCACCAGAAGATTTCAAAAGTGCTCTATGTCGTTAACCACTTTTTCTGAACACACAGGTGAAACTTACACTTCTTGAGGACTGGAACGTAGTGGTAGCCTCCGACTCCGTAGCCGTAGCTCAGACCGTATGGGGACACTCCGTAGCCGTAGTAGGTCGGGTTGTATGTTGGGTAGGTCACCACCTTGGTGGCGGCGGGAACGGCCACTGTGGTGTGCACGGGCGTGGTGGTGTAGGTCTTGGACACGGACACCGGCACGGCAGGCTGGGTCTCGTAGGTGTCGGTCACCTTGGCCTCCACCGTGGGAGTCTGCACGACGTACTTGACCGGAGCTGGCACGGTGTGGTACACGGGGGCACGGTAGACGGGTGCACGGTACACGCCGTACGTCGGGGCGTAGGTGCCGTAGACGCTGTACGGGGCATAGCCGCCATAGTGGTAGCCGAGACCGCCGTATGTCGGCACGACGTAGCCACCATAGGCGGCGCAGGCAAGAGCCAGGAGGATGCAGGCACGGAGCTGCAAGGTTGTTTCGTGTCAGCGGCAATCAGCAGTTACACACAAGAGCGAAGACGCACAGGGGCAAGTAGATGCGCGTTTCCTTTAGCATACGGACGGCACTGAATGGCACAGGCAAAGGTTCGAAGAAATGTGTGATTGGATAGTTAACATCGGGCAACATTGTCTGCCTACGTCATGACTGTCACTTTGCTAGTGTAACTGGGCGAAATGCAGTCAGCACGGCTTCAGAAAGGTGAAGAATGCTCGTGAAAGTAGGTGTCTACGTGGCTTCGTGAGATATGAGAATAATAGAATATAATTCATAAGGATCAAATGTAGATATTTTAGAGATTCTTTGGAGAGTGAAAGATCGCTTATCTGGGAACGCTGGAAGTACTTTCTGGGAGGCTAGCgctgatgagagagagagagagaaataacatttatttgcATCCGTCGAGCACTGATGTAGAAAGACGGTTTTGATCCGCGGTGCTGA harbors:
- the LOC119390285 gene encoding cuticle protein 12.5-like, whose product is MTGLRACILLALACAAYGGYVVPTYGGLGYHYGGYAPYSVYGTYAPTYGVYRAPVYRAPVYHTVPAPVKYVVQTPTVEAKVTDTYETQPAVPVSVSKTYTTTPVHTTVAVPAATKVVTYPTYNPTYYGYGVSPYGLSYGYGVGGYHYVPVLKK
- the LOC119390284 gene encoding triple QxxK/R motif-containing protein, with protein sequence MGRARKDSFNQPPVDTYRKKIGKHENKKSKSDIKESKKRVQSKNVKSKTYKEIAAILGFLIAVLFGGYTLSYVLLTGSIPSVWASVMKN